The following are encoded together in the Lathyrus oleraceus cultivar Zhongwan6 chromosome 3, CAAS_Psat_ZW6_1.0, whole genome shotgun sequence genome:
- the LOC127129702 gene encoding uncharacterized protein LOC127129702, which yields MTDIPTGGVRTLHMEVGIFGFDYDQMIGNEDFMQVFSHEEIGVNVVNTYIRFLYDKLMRPNGLDVSFGFLAPATVNLVLILNRPDTVTEYVLRILMDNKDAEKLFFIPFNTGGHWLLLAINPIREIVYYLDSLGNDWTTYPDMKVLIDTVLQAFRAQRVIQTSRRELALCFTDPASTSITELSASKESPFSSQIEDCSKKLHQWQLVI from the exons atgaccgatataccgaccggaggtgttcggaccctacatatggaggtagggattttcggctttgattacgaccaaatgattggtaatgaagacttcatgcaagtttttagtcatgaagaaatcggcgtcaacgttgtcaatacatatattag gtttttgtatgacaaattgatgcgccccaatggtttggacgtgtcattcggattcttagcacccgcgaccgtcaacttagttttaatcttaaatagaccggataccgtgacggagtacgttcttcggatcctcatggacaataaagatgcggagaagttgttttttataccgtttaataccgg tggacattggttgttgctcgcaatcaatcctatccgagaaattgtgtattatcttgactcgttaggaaatgattggacaacatacccggatatgaaggtcctaattgacac cgtcctacaagcttttcgggcccaacgagttatccaaacctcaaggaggg AACTTGCATTGTGCTTCACTGATCCAGCATCTACAAGCATTACTGAGCTTTCTGCAAGCAAGGAATCACCATTTTCAAGCCAAATCGAGGACTGTAGCAAGAAGCTTCATCAATGGCAGCTGGTGAtttga